One genomic segment of Nitrosopumilus sp. includes these proteins:
- a CDS encoding restriction endonuclease subunit S — MRKPRPGYKLVKSLFGKYEEIPEEWELKKIKELTKVSVGLVINPSTYFDDHGTVPMITGKHVTENGIVLDGVDFITEENNRLLEPTRIWLGDLVTMRVGYPGRTSVVRKEHDGINCASVIITRKNKKFVSEFLGYLANSKLISKQVTMYQAGGAQQVVNVGSWKEFLIFLPPIPEQEKIASTLSNVDDLISSYDKTIEHTKQLKKGLMQTLLTKGIGHKKFKKVKWLFGKEIEIPEEWYFVPLSDLIELKNGFAFKSDYFVTSSDKVVITPGNFHKDKKLYFEDRNTTFYEGPIPSGFILENNDLLIVMTDLTRDGVILGNAIILKSDYTILHNQRIAKVLLKEKINKKYLNQFLNSSFYKKQIKRTSAGTGVIHTSTKKILEILFPHPEISEQQKIASILSNIDSKINELEGKKTSLESLKKRLMQKLLTGQIRVKI, encoded by the coding sequence GTGCGTAAACCTAGACCTGGATACAAGCTAGTAAAGTCACTTTTTGGAAAATATGAAGAAATTCCTGAAGAATGGGAATTAAAAAAAATTAAAGAACTTACAAAAGTATCAGTAGGTTTAGTCATAAATCCTTCAACGTACTTTGATGATCATGGAACAGTTCCAATGATCACAGGTAAACATGTAACAGAAAATGGGATTGTATTGGATGGGGTGGATTTTATCACGGAAGAAAATAACCGTCTATTAGAGCCAACTAGAATTTGGCTTGGTGACTTGGTTACCATGAGAGTTGGCTACCCTGGAAGAACAAGTGTGGTCAGAAAGGAACATGATGGGATTAATTGTGCATCTGTAATTATCACAAGGAAAAATAAAAAATTTGTATCTGAATTTCTTGGGTATCTAGCAAATTCAAAATTAATATCAAAACAGGTTACAATGTACCAAGCAGGTGGGGCTCAACAAGTTGTAAACGTTGGATCCTGGAAAGAGTTTTTGATATTCTTACCTCCTATTCCTGAACAAGAAAAAATTGCATCCACATTAAGTAATGTCGATGATTTGATTTCATCATATGATAAAACCATAGAACATACGAAGCAGCTTAAGAAAGGTCTGATGCAGACATTACTGACTAAAGGAATTGGTCACAAGAAATTCAAGAAAGTGAAATGGTTGTTTGGAAAAGAGATTGAAATTCCTGAAGAATGGTATTTTGTTCCATTATCTGATTTAATTGAACTCAAAAATGGTTTTGCATTTAAAAGTGATTATTTTGTCACTAGCTCCGATAAAGTGGTAATCACCCCTGGAAATTTTCATAAGGATAAGAAATTATATTTTGAAGACAGAAATACTACATTTTATGAGGGTCCTATTCCATCAGGATTTATTTTAGAAAATAATGATTTGTTAATTGTGATGACTGATCTTACACGAGATGGAGTGATTCTAGGTAATGCGATAATTCTAAAGAGTGATTATACAATTCTTCACAACCAACGTATAGCAAAAGTGTTGTTAAAAGAAAAAATAAATAAAAAATATCTTAATCAATTTCTAAATTCCAGTTTCTATAAAAAACAAATTAAAAGAACATCTGCAGGAACAGGGGTAATTCATACTTCCACAAAAAAAATTTTGGAAATTTTATTTCCTCATCCTGAAATATCAGAACAGCAAAAAATTGCTTCCATTCTTTCCAATATTGATTCAAAAATTAATGAATTAGAAGGCAAAAAGACTAGTCTTGAATCCCTCAAGAAAAGACTTATGCAGAAACTCCTAACAGGTCAAATCAGAGTAAAGATATGA
- a CDS encoding type I restriction endonuclease subunit R — MNFDIGAGKEASESELPALEQLVAMGYEYKTQAELNKSRRKYGEVILYDRLEEALKRLNPEVDDDGIRDAISQLEEDRYPHHLPPVDTNEKLRAKLIGLSQTGGLEPVVVTQNFGDGPEQKILKVFDFENVDNNDFVVTNQFKVQGFKNPIFPDVMIFVNGIPLVIIECKDPTIPRPIEQAYEKNFTHYQNPGQGYEKLFFYNHCMIATCGTLARVGTLQSHINYYARWAEAYPFTEEDVKEMCNGRTREQEIIIAGLLSKQNLLNHLQNFVIYETVNGQKIKKIAKHQQFRAVTKSISRLQESEEIKDKGGVIWHTQGSGKSLSMLWFASQLMYKFGNPPIVIITDRKQLDKQIHETFKSCGFPTPIRAKSGKHLGELLQNPRGKTIMTIIDKFSAGTEIHTDEKVICLVDEAHRSQFKVNAEQMRVAMPNAVFFGFSGTPIDKNDRSTYRVFGPMLDKYGFRESQADGATLPIRYEGRLPELFVEGGDTIEQVFDRVIGKDPTITSELQEKLKKQYVTKGKIAEAPSRIKRISLDIVNHYTSHIEPNGYKAMIVATSREAAVLYKRELDKLNAPVSKIIMTSSLGETGKDDLSWDEYFLTPEQREAESEKFKSSEDPTKILIVVDMLLVGYDVPVCQVLYLDKGIREHNLLQAIARVNRPYDEAKTYGLIIDYSGITKELQKALEMFEEQDIEGALDPLEDLLHELHERHLDVMAYFEGIDKKDYDSIIEKFEPVDLREKYEYDFKMFSKALDAVMPDKTADPYLADFKFASEARQLIRTRYDGVKPSTRPYAKKIQQLIDDHIRSLHVTGLVNLMEISYENFMAFVKKDVKSDKAKAALIKTRAISVIDELTPNNPAFYESLRERLQRIIDEETERRRKNAGYFTNPALYEEIYNKALSEEEERKKVFGDYEATPFEFALYGELNKDKDRKDSIELTKEIFSKIKSETELVGWKNKTSVEKNIRAVLYEVLSSAKFEDDKINELSDTVITLAKNDL, encoded by the coding sequence ATGAACTTTGATATTGGTGCAGGTAAAGAGGCATCTGAGTCTGAACTTCCAGCACTGGAACAACTAGTAGCAATGGGTTATGAGTACAAAACTCAGGCAGAACTCAACAAATCACGAAGAAAATATGGTGAAGTTATACTCTATGATAGGCTAGAAGAGGCACTAAAACGACTAAATCCTGAAGTTGATGATGATGGAATTCGTGATGCGATTTCTCAACTAGAAGAAGACAGATATCCACATCACTTGCCACCAGTTGATACTAATGAAAAACTTCGAGCAAAACTAATTGGATTATCCCAAACAGGAGGATTAGAACCTGTAGTAGTTACACAAAACTTTGGTGATGGTCCTGAACAAAAGATTCTAAAAGTTTTTGATTTTGAAAATGTGGATAACAATGACTTTGTTGTAACAAATCAATTCAAAGTTCAAGGATTTAAAAATCCAATATTTCCTGATGTTATGATTTTTGTAAATGGAATTCCTCTTGTAATTATAGAATGCAAGGATCCAACAATTCCAAGACCCATAGAGCAAGCTTATGAGAAAAACTTTACACACTATCAAAATCCTGGACAAGGATACGAAAAATTATTCTTTTATAACCATTGTATGATTGCAACATGTGGTACATTAGCTAGAGTTGGAACATTACAATCCCATATCAACTATTATGCGAGATGGGCAGAAGCTTATCCCTTCACTGAAGAAGATGTCAAAGAGATGTGCAATGGTAGAACAAGAGAACAAGAAATAATTATTGCGGGATTACTATCAAAACAAAATTTACTTAATCACTTACAAAACTTTGTAATTTATGAAACAGTTAATGGACAAAAAATAAAGAAAATTGCTAAACATCAGCAATTCCGAGCAGTTACAAAATCTATTTCAAGACTACAAGAGTCTGAAGAAATTAAAGACAAGGGTGGTGTTATATGGCATACTCAAGGTTCTGGCAAATCCCTCTCAATGCTTTGGTTTGCATCACAACTGATGTATAAATTTGGAAATCCTCCTATTGTGATTATTACAGATAGAAAACAACTAGACAAACAAATTCATGAGACATTCAAGAGTTGCGGATTTCCAACTCCTATCAGAGCAAAAAGTGGTAAACATCTAGGAGAATTATTGCAAAACCCTAGAGGCAAGACTATCATGACTATAATTGACAAGTTCTCAGCAGGAACAGAAATTCATACTGATGAGAAGGTAATCTGTCTTGTAGATGAGGCTCATCGCTCTCAATTCAAGGTAAATGCCGAACAGATGCGTGTAGCCATGCCTAATGCTGTATTCTTTGGCTTTTCAGGCACGCCAATTGATAAGAATGACAGAAGTACATACCGAGTCTTTGGACCAATGCTTGACAAGTATGGGTTTAGAGAATCACAAGCAGATGGGGCAACACTACCAATTCGATATGAAGGAAGACTTCCAGAATTATTTGTTGAAGGCGGCGATACCATAGAGCAAGTCTTTGATAGAGTGATAGGAAAAGATCCTACCATTACTTCTGAACTTCAAGAAAAACTAAAAAAACAATATGTTACAAAGGGCAAAATTGCAGAAGCACCTTCAAGAATAAAGAGAATCTCACTAGATATTGTAAATCACTATACATCACACATTGAACCAAATGGATACAAGGCAATGATAGTTGCAACATCAAGAGAAGCAGCTGTGTTGTACAAGAGGGAACTAGACAAGCTAAACGCACCTGTATCAAAAATAATTATGACATCAAGTCTTGGTGAGACAGGAAAAGATGACTTGAGCTGGGATGAATATTTTCTTACTCCAGAACAACGAGAAGCAGAGTCTGAGAAATTCAAAAGTTCAGAAGATCCAACAAAGATTCTCATTGTAGTAGACATGTTACTTGTAGGATATGATGTTCCAGTATGTCAAGTCTTGTATTTAGATAAGGGAATACGAGAGCATAACTTGCTTCAAGCAATTGCAAGAGTTAATCGTCCATACGATGAAGCAAAGACATATGGATTGATAATAGACTATTCTGGAATCACCAAAGAACTACAAAAAGCACTTGAGATGTTTGAAGAACAAGACATTGAAGGAGCACTAGACCCTCTAGAAGATTTGTTACATGAACTACATGAACGACATCTTGATGTTATGGCATACTTTGAAGGAATTGACAAGAAAGACTATGATAGTATAATTGAAAAATTTGAACCAGTTGACTTGAGAGAAAAATACGAATATGATTTTAAAATGTTCTCAAAGGCCCTTGATGCTGTAATGCCTGATAAGACAGCAGACCCATATCTTGCTGATTTCAAGTTTGCAAGTGAGGCAAGGCAACTAATACGCACCAGATACGATGGTGTCAAGCCTAGTACACGCCCATATGCCAAAAAGATTCAGCAGTTAATTGATGATCATATTCGATCATTGCATGTAACTGGATTGGTAAACCTAATGGAGATATCATATGAGAATTTCATGGCATTTGTCAAAAAGGATGTAAAAAGCGACAAAGCAAAGGCTGCACTAATCAAAACAAGGGCAATATCTGTAATTGATGAGCTCACTCCCAATAATCCTGCCTTCTATGAGAGTTTGCGTGAGCGATTACAGAGAATTATTGATGAGGAAACCGAGAGAAGAAGAAAGAATGCTGGCTATTTTACAAATCCTGCATTATATGAGGAAATTTACAACAAGGCCCTATCTGAGGAAGAAGAGCGAAAGAAGGTATTTGGTGATTATGAGGCAACTCCATTTGAATTTGCATTGTATGGTGAGCTAAACAAAGACAAAGACAGAAAGGATTCCATAGAACTAACAAAAGAAATTTTCTCAAAAATAAAAAGCGAGACAGAACTTGTAGGCTGGAAAAATAAAACAAGTGTGGAGAAAAACATACGAGCAGTACTGTATGAAGTTCTAAGTAGTGCTAAATTTGAAGATGATAAAATTAATGAATTATCTGATACAGTAATCACATTGGCAAAGAATGATTTATGA
- a CDS encoding M48 family metallopeptidase gives MKDKIRFGNSSITYTISKSKRRKTSQIIVDSKGVQVQTPLSKTNSEIKKMVTNKKEWIFKKRLEFQDKKNRKRVKTKTKTLEYLERRTWKLASKIGVKPSQVVVKKLKSRWGSAGKTGIITLNEVLLKTPPRIIDYVIIHELCHLKIRNHSSKFWSLLYSHDKKFQDKINWLELHSKELFKKK, from the coding sequence ATGAAAGACAAAATTAGATTTGGTAATAGCAGTATAACATATACTATTTCTAAAAGCAAGAGAAGAAAAACATCACAAATTATTGTGGATTCTAAAGGCGTTCAAGTACAGACTCCGTTATCAAAAACAAATTCTGAAATCAAAAAGATGGTTACAAACAAGAAAGAATGGATCTTCAAAAAAAGATTAGAGTTTCAAGATAAAAAAAATAGAAAGAGAGTCAAAACAAAAACAAAGACTCTTGAATATTTAGAGAGAAGAACATGGAAATTAGCCTCAAAAATAGGCGTCAAACCATCACAAGTTGTAGTGAAGAAATTAAAATCGAGATGGGGAAGTGCTGGAAAAACAGGAATAATCACACTTAATGAAGTTCTATTGAAAACTCCTCCACGAATTATTGATTATGTGATAATTCATGAATTGTGTCATTTGAAAATTAGAAACCATTCTAGTAAATTTTGGAGTTTGTTGTATTCTCATGATAAGAAATTTCAAGACAAAATTAATTGGCTGGAACTTCATTCTAAGGAATTGTTCAAAAAGAAATGA
- a CDS encoding Shedu anti-phage system protein SduA domain-containing protein, which translates to MRYYYDVTTVPSSKEKATNELKEEWETEAEKLAKIIKKKIPDVKYFWTRRDTLGFVFTDFEPKDEKKIIGAGATGLRKKIQEDYDFVLLSGNVTGKHSEIKSEGKKGIKINIEYFNNIFKKAGNTEKVVELFLSKPVLDEFEEDAIKKIIHDDPEKLKQYMDFESTLDTLRLHGADKPEEFSKMMQEMLQFSKEHEIQNYKDFQEILEKAVRFFELYKISNPDDFTNVANSLIDILEKYDIGTVNTEKFLSAMLKQIKTQKISSVDDLEKLIEITKATERSIINGHTYFEEILEEFRKKIDTDIAEIEIRNFVFKHIWLLDFRYYGYRKLKEEHLEIGNTDLTLYDDQLGLNTIIINEFKRPDEPTVTQNDRPNKDAVLSKVGRAISQTIHYMEEIKDKKNHVEGYVIIGRRKESKDYFLTKFNEYLHGIKIRTFDDLYDDAKATIETFKQFSKVEKPD; encoded by the coding sequence TTGAGATATTATTACGATGTAACTACGGTTCCATCATCAAAAGAGAAAGCTACCAATGAATTAAAGGAGGAATGGGAGACTGAAGCTGAAAAACTTGCAAAAATCATTAAAAAGAAGATTCCAGATGTAAAGTATTTTTGGACACGAAGAGATACCTTAGGATTTGTCTTTACAGATTTTGAACCAAAAGATGAAAAAAAGATAATTGGTGCAGGGGCCACAGGTTTAAGGAAAAAAATACAAGAGGATTATGATTTTGTGTTATTAAGTGGAAATGTAACAGGTAAACATAGTGAAATTAAAAGTGAAGGAAAAAAAGGAATTAAAATCAATATAGAGTATTTTAACAACATATTCAAAAAAGCTGGCAATACCGAAAAAGTTGTAGAATTATTTTTATCAAAACCTGTTTTAGATGAATTCGAAGAAGATGCCATTAAAAAAATCATCCATGATGATCCTGAAAAACTAAAACAATACATGGATTTTGAATCAACTTTAGATACACTACGATTACATGGTGCTGATAAACCAGAAGAATTTTCAAAAATGATGCAAGAAATGTTGCAGTTTTCTAAAGAGCATGAAATTCAAAATTATAAAGATTTTCAAGAGATTTTAGAAAAAGCAGTAAGATTTTTTGAATTATATAAAATTAGTAATCCAGATGATTTTACTAATGTTGCAAATTCACTTATAGATATTTTAGAAAAATACGATATTGGTACTGTTAACACTGAAAAATTTCTTTCTGCAATGTTAAAACAAATTAAAACACAAAAAATCAGTAGTGTTGATGATCTTGAAAAACTCATAGAAATTACAAAAGCAACTGAAAGAAGTATAATAAATGGGCATACATATTTTGAAGAAATATTAGAAGAATTCAGAAAGAAAATTGACACTGATATAGCAGAGATTGAAATCAGAAATTTTGTTTTTAAACATATATGGTTATTAGATTTTCGATATTATGGATATAGAAAACTAAAAGAGGAGCATCTTGAAATTGGAAACACAGATTTAACTTTGTATGATGATCAATTAGGATTAAACACGATAATCATTAATGAATTCAAACGACCGGATGAACCAACTGTCACACAAAATGACAGGCCAAACAAAGATGCAGTGCTATCGAAAGTAGGGAGAGCAATATCTCAAACAATTCACTATATGGAAGAAATTAAAGATAAGAAAAACCATGTTGAAGGATATGTAATAATTGGGAGAAGAAAAGAGTCAAAAGATTATTTTTTGACAAAATTTAACGAATATCTACATGGGATTAAAATCAGAACATTTGATGATCTGTATGACGATGCCAAAGCCACCATTGAAACATTCAAACAATTTTCAAAAGTAGAAAAACCTGACTAA